The region GCTGCACCTGTATGCGCCGCTGGCGGGCGTGACGGCCACGGGCGACAAGCTGTTCCCTGCCGTGGTGCTTGGACACTTTCCTGCCGTGGTGCAGCTGATCTTCTTCATTGCCCTCATTTCCGCGCTGTTTCCCAGCGTCGATGGGGCGCTGACGGCCCTCACGTCGACCTTCTGCATCGATATCCTCGGCGTGCAGCGGCGTGCCGAGCTGAGCCCGGCGGCGCAGATGCGCTGGCGCCGCCGCGTGCACTTGGGTTTTTCCGCGCTGTTTCTGATCCTGATCATGGCCTTCAAGTGGATGGACAGTCCCAGCATGATAGGCGTGATCCTCAAGCTGGCCAGCTACACCTATGGCCCTCTGCTGGGCCTGTTTGCCTTCGGCTTGCTGAGCCGGCGCGGCGTGCGCGACCGCTGGGTGCCGCTGGTGGCCGTGGCCGGTCCGCTGCTGTGTGCGCTGATCGAGCAAGAGCAGGCGCTGCTGTTTGCGCACTACCGTATCGGCCTGGAATTGCTGATCCTGAATGGCGCCCTCGTGCTGGGCGGCCTGTTCCTCATTTCCACGCCGGCGGGGCAGGGCGCCGAGGGCGCCGCACCCTTGTCAAAATAAGACGATTCCGGGCATTTTCAGTTATATTGGTTTCCTTTAGGTAAATAACCTCACGGAGCATCAATGTCACTCAACCCGTTCCCGCCGCTGCGCCGCGGTTTTGGCGCATTCTGGCGCGCGCTGGACGCCACGCGCCGCGCGGTCTTCAATCTGATTTTCCTGCTGATCGTCATCGCCATCCTGATCGCCATCTTCGGCGGCGGCGTCAAGCCCCTGCCCGAGAAAACCACGCTGGTGCTCGACCTGCAAGGCCCGCTGGTGGAAGAGACGCCGGGCGGCGTGCGCGAAGCGGTGCTGGCCAATGTCAGCGGCGAAGTCAAGAAAAGCGTGCAGCTGCGCGACGTGCTGGCCGTGCTCGACACGGCGGCCAAGGATGGCAATATCGGCTCCATGGTCATCCTGCTCGATGAATTGCAGGGCGGCGGCCTGGCTTCGCTGCGCGAAGTGGCGGCCGGCGTCGAGCGTTTCCGCGCCAGCGGCAAGAAAGTGACGGCCTGGGGTTCCAGCTATAACCAGCGCCAGTACCTGGTGGCGGCCAAGGCCGATGAAGTGTTCGTGCACCCGATGGGCGGCGTCATGCTCGAAGGCTTCGGCCGCTACCGCAATTACTACCGCGATGCGCTCGACAAGGTGGGCGTGACGGTCAACCTGCTGAAAGTGGGCACGTATAAAAGCGCGGCCGAACCCTTCATCGCCAACGGCCCGTCCGAAGCGGCGGCCGAAGCGGATCGCTACCTGAACAATGGCTTGTGGACCACCTACACGACGGACGTGGAAAAGGCGCGCAAGCTGCCGGCCGGCGCCATCATGCAGGCGATCGACGGGCTGCCTGCCTTGCTGACGGCCGCCGACGGCGACCTGGCCAAGGTCTCGCTGAACGCCAGGCTGGTCGACGGCCTGAAAACGCGCGATGAGCTGCGCCAGTTCATGATGGCGCGCGGCGCGAAAAACACGGAAGGCACGAACTTCCGCCAGATCGCCTACACCGACTACCTGGCGCGCCTGCGCCCCGTGCATATCGGCGATGCCGTCGGCGTCGTCATCGCTTCCGGCGAAATCGGCGACGGCATCGCGCCGCCGGGCTCCATCGGCGGCCTGTCCACCTCGCGCTTGATCCGCCAGGCGCGCGAAGACAAGTCTATCAAGGCCGTCGTGCTGCGCGTCGATTCGCCGGGCGGCAGCGCCTTCGGCTCGGAACTGATACGCCGCGAACTGGAACTGACGCGCGCCGCCGGCAAGCCGGTGGTCGTCTCGATGGGCAACGTGGCCGCTTCGGGCGGCTACTGGATCAGCACCTCGTCCGATGAAGTGATCGCCGACGCGGCCACCATCACCGGTTCCATCGGCGTGTTCGCGATCTTGCCGACGGCTGACAAGGTGGTGGAAAAGCTGGGCATCCATACGGCCGGCTCGCCCACCACGTGGCTGGCCGACGCCGGCAACCCGTTGCGTCCGCTCGATCCGCGCTTTGCGCAAGTGATACAGGGCTCGATCAACCACGTGTATGGCGACTTCCTGAACCTGGCCGCCAAGGCGCGCAAGACGACGCCGGAAAAGATCAATGAAGTGGCGCAGGGCCGCGTCTGGACGGGCTTGCAGGCGAAAGAGCGCAACCTGGTCGACCGCATCGGCAGCTATGGCGATGCGCTGGCATCGGCCGCCAAGCGCGCCAATCTGGGCGCCGACTACCGCGTGACTTACCTGGAGCAGGAAACGTCGAACGTGGATCGCCTGATCGGCATGTTCGGCTCCAAGGCCATGGCGTCGCTGGGACTGGGCGAGCACGTGAAACTGGGCCTGGCCACGAGCGGCTTGCCGGCCGACGCGGCGCTGGGCATGGCGCAGGACCTGAGCTGGCTGTCGGGCATCACGCGCGAGCGCAAGCCGTTCATGGCCCTGACGCACTGCCTGTGCGAAGTGCCACTCGGCAGTAAATAACACCTGACCAAATCGACTGCGCTCGATGATTTGCGGCCTGCGATGCTCACTGTGCTCAAGCACAGCTCCGCTTCTCGGTCACAACTCATCTTCGCTCGCTACGATTTTGTCAGGCGTTACACGGCAATATAGATGACATACCCAAGCCGGCTTCGCCCGGCTTGTTTCATATC is a window of Janthinobacterium sp. 1_2014MBL_MicDiv DNA encoding:
- the sppA gene encoding signal peptide peptidase SppA, with amino-acid sequence MSLNPFPPLRRGFGAFWRALDATRRAVFNLIFLLIVIAILIAIFGGGVKPLPEKTTLVLDLQGPLVEETPGGVREAVLANVSGEVKKSVQLRDVLAVLDTAAKDGNIGSMVILLDELQGGGLASLREVAAGVERFRASGKKVTAWGSSYNQRQYLVAAKADEVFVHPMGGVMLEGFGRYRNYYRDALDKVGVTVNLLKVGTYKSAAEPFIANGPSEAAAEADRYLNNGLWTTYTTDVEKARKLPAGAIMQAIDGLPALLTAADGDLAKVSLNARLVDGLKTRDELRQFMMARGAKNTEGTNFRQIAYTDYLARLRPVHIGDAVGVVIASGEIGDGIAPPGSIGGLSTSRLIRQAREDKSIKAVVLRVDSPGGSAFGSELIRRELELTRAAGKPVVVSMGNVAASGGYWISTSSDEVIADAATITGSIGVFAILPTADKVVEKLGIHTAGSPTTWLADAGNPLRPLDPRFAQVIQGSINHVYGDFLNLAAKARKTTPEKINEVAQGRVWTGLQAKERNLVDRIGSYGDALASAAKRANLGADYRVTYLEQETSNVDRLIGMFGSKAMASLGLGEHVKLGLATSGLPADAALGMAQDLSWLSGITRERKPFMALTHCLCEVPLGSK